A part of Drosophila bipectinata strain 14024-0381.07 chromosome 3L, DbipHiC1v2, whole genome shotgun sequence genomic DNA contains:
- the ImpE1 gene encoding enolase-phosphatase E1 gives MLNGNTFTVKRLLALLIIFTVVDASRALELGDKCQHDMDCTDFIKGSSCSALGYCECAPYFVQLNSKRCLSSQLLGGDCQLSEQCSMKVANSSCLDGACRCVEGFLQFRKHTCLGPAHPGAVCYSHAHCQMFDTRTHCDFLIPNLFGRCQCTSPAKMVGGLCVAPAADQEEQAVEKVELPSSTTTSTTTTTTRKTTTTTTTTTTPAPTTTRTTTTTTAAPILLEDELPASVEEQSLEEDDGEATKLRPEVSELDNGEKLEAVDMAHEETELTQQQLQEEEQKHQEEQQHQVEAEQQVPEQQTSPDATTGVQQLLTPADVPTENAIAVEQETEVGPTEDYPYKIDEEYPEEHDNNKPELTEEQPEHQPEESPAEAEELEASGGQEIASSPIVDDTMKFDYETPVEEPEKEKEVLPPTNEEVVPIDAESETNAEDAPTEPQIQTQQLGDAIEEEAEPETSQTVADEELIPVETESVTKATEAQVEEAEQSEDLASGDHELEVEPPKPEETLKIEEPAQVASESESQAVEFVKKPEEPQSEPEPETEIEKEKEQPAAATEAAEVELPVEEEETKPEMVSEIDQAEQSADIKPTSGEDDLNEANQLNEDQVTEAAAETSEPEEVDEEKEPEQVVEIHQDADEATTEKPVQADEEVESESDSNADLEKEEPEAAEAITEAEHEQLTYPTNDDELAPVEREPELTTEEPELAEITTELPEDHDQVKEEQEHEPEKAAEAEVEKEIPQVEEQPVEEPEEEEQQVESEENANAIKTPEVSEAIAEPQAENEIEAVTEKEIDQEPQTETEAETETESASEIEEQQPVEAATEKIPEEIPEVESADDEVSEAHPEPEELPIKSESDIEPEATTEAVIVPESQPETESEAQKEEQASESVQIPEEIAEQHDEVEVEKTENDNIIQGAEPNEEQDVIPEPEVEQSPLPEVQDDHETLEKVEDQEQTESDYSNVGQVQEEETTPAIAEAEESDKVESTLAPELVEAPSAIVSDEQDEDQDHQNFHESESIADILSDLMLEGDSTVPPVPFGEQPAQTVPMVEANSENEEEQPHGAISDLQAEADETHDHVAAEEPAEPTIPELFAEAANDEESEQEEEQVTPAPEQIEEEEKPVEQEEHQEEIPKEEEPAKEEEPAKEEEPANDEEPAKDEEPAKEVETESIPEEATTEKVIESESEDEHSLLPEELPFDFDDHSGGIRVNELESDSLVLESTTTIDGLQELESNHIEPVDEDEAPQAASHNTVHEEATPNPADIVEITTQTMLGLASRVTLMEPAAPVVTTLMPLMTSDEPTPEPVAPAVIVPVSKPGSELRKRVDLGLEAVSLGLACSSDRQCQLADPHTVCNGRGVCDCAAGGDQGEQCSAERTGCSPGTFQCRSSGVCISWFFVCDGRADCNDASDEECTHNARLNQTCPTESFRCQRSGRCISRAALCDGRRQCPHGEDELGCDGSVRGGNACPEHTFRCGSGECLPEYEYCNAIVSCKDGSDEPPHLCGSRAMPNLFMRLIEAGGLLRGGERREADAYCPHRCSNGLCRSTAIVCSGRDGCGDGTDEQTCAVCRCPAPTAASLPVYLARQRPMPLW, from the exons CTGCCCATCCTGGCGCCGTTTGCTACAGCCACGCCCACTGTCAAATGTTCGATACCCGCACCCATTGTGACTTCCTGATCCCGAATCTCTTCGGACGCTGCCAGTGCACGAGTCCGGCCAAGATGGTGGGTGGTCTGTGTGTCGCCCCAGCTGCGGATCAGGAGGAGCAGGCCGTCGAGAAGGTGGAACTACCAAGCAGCACTACAACCTCAACTACTACAACAACGACGAGGAAGACCACCACCACTACGACAACGACAACTACACCCGCACCCACCACCACAAGAACAACGACCACGACAACTGCTGCTCCCATTCTTCTGGAGGATGAACTACCGGCCAGTGTGGAGGAGCAGTCGCTGGAGGAGGACGACGGTGAGGCCACCAAGCTAAGACCCGAGGTCTCCGAACTGGATAACGGCGAGAAACTGGAGGCCGTGGACATGGCCCACGAGGAAACCGAACTGACGCAACAGCAGTtgcaggaggaggagcaaAAGCACCAGGAGGAGCAGCAACACCAGGTGGAGGCAGAACAGCAGGTGCCAGAGCAGCAAACCTCTCCGGATGCCACCACTGGAGTCCAGCAGCTACTCACGCCCGCAGACGTGCCCACTGAGAATGCCATTGCTGTGGAGCAAGAAACCGAAGTCGGACCCACCGAGGATTACCCCTACAAGATCGATGAGGAGTATCCCGAGGAGCACGATAACAACAAGCCAGAACTAACCGAAGAGCAGCCAGAACACCAGCCAGAAGAATCACCTGCAGAAGCCGAGGAATTAGAGGCTTCAGGGGGCCAAGAGATCGCCTCATCGCCCATCGTCGACGACACCATGAAATTCGATTATGAAACGCCTGTCGAGGAGCCAGAAAAGGAAAAGGAGGTGTTGCCGCCGACTAATGAGGAGGTGGTGCCCATTGATGCCGAGAGCGAGACCAATGCCGAGGATGCCCCCACTGAGCCCCAGATCCAGACGCAGCAGCTCGGCGACGCGATTGAGGAGGAGGCCGAGCCCGAGACATCCCAGACAGTAGCCGATGAAGAACTGATCCCAGTCGAAACCGAAAGTGTGACGAAGGCAACCGAAGCTCAAGTTGAAGAGGCGGAGCAGTCGGAGGATCTGGCTTCGGGGGATCATGAGTTGGAAGTGGAGCCACCCAAGCCCGAAGAGACACTGAAGATCGAAGAGCCAGCCCAGGTGGCGTCGGAGAGTGAAAGCCAGGCCGTCGAGTTTGTGAAAAAACCAGAGGAGCCACAGTcggagccagagccagagaccgaaatagaaaaagaaaaggagCAGCCGGCAGCAGCTACTGAAGCCGCAGAAGTGGAGCTGCCAGTTGAGGAAGAAGAAACCAAGCCAGAGATGGTGTCTGAAATCGATCAGGCGGAACAAAGCGCCGACATCAAGCCGACAAGTGGCGAAGATGATTTAAATGAAGCCAATCAATTAAATGAAGACCAAGTCACAGAGGCGGCAGCTGAGACGTCTGAGCCGGAGGAGGTGGACGAAGAAAAAGAGCCCGAACAGGTGGTGGAAATCCATCAAGATGCAGATGAAGCCACAACAGAGAAACCAGTCCAGGCTGATGAAGAGGTGGAGTCCGAATCGGATTCAAACGCTGACTTGGAGAAAGAGGAACCGGAGGCGGCGGAGGCAATCACCGAAGCGGAGCACGAACAATTGACATACCCAACAAATGATGATGAATTGGCGCCAGTGGAAAGAGAACCAGAGCTGACCACAGAGGAACCAGAACTCGCTGAGATAACCACAGAGCTGCCAGAAGATCATGATCAAGTGAAAGAGGAGCAGGAGCATGAGCCCGAGAAGGCGGCTGAGGCAGAGGTAGAGAAAGAGATTCCGCAGGTGGAGGAGCAGCCGGTGGAGgagccggaggaggaggagcagcaggtgGAGTCGGaggaaaatgcaaatgcaattaaaacgcCTGAAGTGTCGGAAGCAATTGCAGAGCCGCAGGCAGAGAATGAGATCGAAGCCGTGACCGAGAAAGAGATAGATCAAGAGCCACAGACAGAGACAGAAGCGGAGACAGAGACAGAATCAGCTTCAGAGATTGAGGAACAGCAACCTGTAGAGGCAGCTACCGAGAAGATACCAGAAGAAATACCAGAAGTGGAGTCCGCCGATGATGAGGTGTCGGAGGCACACCCTGAGCCCGAAGAGCTGCCAATTAAGAGCGAATCAGATATCGAACCGGAAGCCACCACTGAGGCGGTGATCGTACCAGAATCTCAGCCAGAAACGGAATCTGAGGCACAAAAAGAAGAACAGGCCAGTGAAAGTGTCCAAATTCCGGAGGAGATTGCTGAACAGCACGATGAAGTGGAAGTGGAGAAAACCGAAAACGACAACATCATCCAAGGAGCGGAGCCCAATGAGGAACAAGATGTAATCCCAGAACCAGAGGTAGAGCAATCGCCCTTGCCAGAAGTCCAGGATGACCATGAGACGCTCGAAAAGGTTGAAGATCAGGAACAGACCGAATCCGATTATTCAAACGTTGGACAAGTTCAGGAAGAGGAAACCACTCCTGCCATCGCTGAAGCGGAAGAATCTGACAAAGTGGAGTCCACACTGGCTCCTGAGCTGGTGGAGGCACCCAGTGCCATCGTCAGCGATGAACAGGACGAGGACCAGGATCACCAGAACTTCCATGAAAGCGAAAGCATTGCCGACATTCTCAGCGACCTGATGTTGGAGGGCGACAGCACCGTGCCCCCAGTTCCATTTGGCGAGCAACCAGCCCAGACAGTTCCCATGGTGGAGGCGAACTCCGAGAACGAGGAGGAGCAGCCTCATGGCGCCATTTCCGATCTCCAAGCTGAGGCCGATGAAACCCACGATCATGTGGCAGCTGAGGAGCCAGCGGAACCAACTATTCCTGAACTGTTTGCCGAGGCAGCCAATGATGAGGAGTCGGAGCAAGAGGAGGAGCAGGTGACCCCCGCTCCAGAACAAATTGAGGAAGAAGAGAAGCCAGTTGAACAGGAAGAACATCAAGAGGAGATCCCCAAGGAGGAGGAGCCCGCTAAGGAAGAAGAACCAGCCAAGGAAGAGGAGCCTGCCAATGACGAGGAACCTGCCAAGGACGAGGAACCTGCTAAGGAAGTGGAAACCGAAAGTATTCCCGAAGAAGCCACCACCGAAAAGGTAattgaatccgaatccgaggaCGAACACAGTCTGTTGCCCGAGGAACTGCCCTTCGACTTCGACGATCACTCTGGCGGCATCCGTGTCAATGAATTGGAATCCGATAGCCTGGTCCTGGAATCCACCACCACGATCGATGGTCTACAAGAACTGGAAAGCAACCACATCGAGCCAGTGGATGAGGATGAGGCGCCACAGGCTGCATCCCACAATACAGTTCACGAAGAGGCCACTCCGAATCCTGCGGATATTGTAGAGATCACCACCCAGACCATGCTGGGCTTGGCCAGTCGTGTAACCCTCATGGAGCCAGCTGCTCCCGTTGTGACCACTCTTATGCCCCTGATGACATCCGACGAGCCCACACCGGAGCCCGTTGCTCCTGCTGTCATTGTTCCAGTGAGCAAGCCAGGCTCGGAGCTGCGCAAACGTGTGGATCTGGGTCTGGAGGCGGTGTCCCTGGGTCTGGCCTGCAGCAGTGATCGGCAATGCCAGTTGGCTGATCCCCATACCGTGTGCAATGGACGTGGAGTTTGTGACTGCGCAGCTGGAGGTGATCAAGGAGAGCAGTGCAGTGCTGAAAGAACCGGATGCAGTCCGGGCACCTTCCAG TGCCGTTCGAGCGGTGTGTGCATCTCCTGGTTCTTCGTGTGCGACGGACGTGCGGACTGCAACGACGCCTCCGACGAGGAGTGCACCCACAATGCCCGCCTCAACCAGACCTGTCCGACGGAGTCTTTCCGCTGCCAGCGCAGTGGCCGCTGCATCTCCCGGGCGGCCTTGTGCGACGGTCGCCGCCAATGCCCGCATGGCGAGGACGAGCTGGGATGCGACGGCAGCGTGCGGGGCGGCAACGCCTGCCCGGAGCACACTTTCCGCTGCGGCAGCGGCGAATGCCTGCCGGAGTACGAGTACTGCAACGCCATCGTCTCCTGCAAGGACGGCAGCGATGAGCCGCCACACCTGTGCGGATCCCGGGCCATGCCCAACCTGTTCATGCGCCTGATCGAGGCGGGAGGTTTGTTGAGAGGCGGCGAACGGAGGGAGGCGGACGCTTACTGCCCGCACCGCTGCAGCAACGGCCTGTGCCGTTCCACCGCCATCGTCTGCTCCGGAAGGGATGGGTGCGGCGATGGCACCGACGAGCAGACCTGCGCCGTGTGCC GTTGCCCCGCCCCAACTGCTGCCAGCCTGCCCGTTTATCTGGCCCGGCAACGCCCCATGCCCCTGTGGTAG
- the LOC108134241 gene encoding serine protease 1-like: MKVFLTILALAVASASAYEGIVHPKDLPKVAKIEGRITNGYPAEEGKAPYTVGLGFSGGWWCGGSIISNTWVLTAEHCIGDAASVTVYFGATWRTNAQYTHWVGNGDFIKHSSADIALIRIPHVDFWHMVNKVELPSYNDRYNDYNEWWAVACGWGGTYDGSPLPDWLQCADVQIIHNSECASVYGTGLVGDNIICIRVVDGRGTCGGDSGGPLVTHDGGKLVGVTNWVSASGCQVGHPAGFQRVTYHLDWIRDHTGIAY; encoded by the coding sequence ATGAAGGTGTTCCTAACTATTCTGGCTCTGGCCGTGGCCTCCGCTTCGGCCTACGAGGGTATCGTCCATCCTAAGGACCTGCCGAAGGTGGCCAAGATCGAGGGCCGCATTACCAACGGCTACCCGGCAGAGGAGGGCAAGGCCCCCTACACCGTGGGACTTGGCTTCAGCGGAGGCTGGTGGTGCGGTGGCTCCATCATCTCCAACACCTGGGTCCTGACTGCTGAGCATTGCATCGGAGATGCCGCCTCCGTGACCGTCTACTTCGGAGCCACCTGGCGCACCAACGCCCAGTACACCCACTGGGTTGGCAACGGCGACTTCATCAAGCACTCGTCCGCTGATATCGCTCTGATCCGCATCCCTCACGTCGACTTCTGGCACATGGTCAACAAGGTGGAGCTCCCCAGCTACAACGATCGCTACAACGACTACAACGAGTGGTGGGCCGTGGCCTGCGGATGGGGCGGCACCTATGACGGCTCTCCCCTGCCCGACTGGCTTCAGTGCGCCGATGTCCAGATCATTCACAACTCGGAGTGCGCTAGTGTCTACGGAACCGGCCTCGTGGGCGACAACATCATCTGCATCCGCGTCGTTGATGGCAGGGGAACCTGCGGTGGAGACTCTGGCGGTCCTCTGGTCACACACGACGGCGGCAAGCTGGTGGGTGTCACCAACTGGGTTTCCGCTTCCGGCTGCCAGGTCGGTCACCCTGCTGGCTTCCAGCGTGTGACCTACCACCTGGACTGGATCCGCGACCATACCGGTATTGCTTACTag
- the Jon66Cii gene encoding serine protease 1: MKLFVAILALAVASASGAAMPRSSAAPMKAVHTKDMQGRITNGYPAEEGKAPYTVGLGFSGGWWCGGSIISNTWVLTAEHCIGDAASVTVYFGATWRTNAQYTHWVGNGDFIKHGSADIALIRIPHVDFWHMVNKVELPSYNDRYNDYNEWWAVACGWGGTYDGSPLPDYMQCVDLQIMHNSECVGYYGSGTVGDNIICVRTPDGKSTCGGDSGGPLVTHDGTKLVGVTNFGSTAGCQSGAPAGFQRVTYHLDWIRDHTGIAY; encoded by the coding sequence ATGAAACTGTTCGTAGCTATCCTGGCTCTGGCCGTGGCCTCGGCCTCCGGTGCCGCCATGCCCCGCTCGTCGGCCGCCCCCATGAAGGCTGTCCACACCAAGGACATGCAGGGTCGTATTACCAACGGCTACCCAGCTGAGGAGGGCAAGGCCCCCTACACCGTGGGACTTGGATTCAGCGGAGGCTGGTGGTGCGGTGGCTCCATCATCTCCAACACCTGGGTCCTGACTGCTGAGCACTGCATCGGAGATGCCGCCTCCGTGACTGTATACTTCGGAGCCACCTGGCGCACTAACGCCCAGTACACCCACTGGGTTGGCAATGGTGACTTCATCAAGCACGGATCCGCTGACATCGCTCTGATCCGTATCCCTCACGTCGACTTCTGGCACATGGTCAACAAGGTGGAGCTCCCCAGCTACAACGATCGCTACAACGACTACAACGAGTGGTGGGCCGTGGCCTGCGGATGGGGCGGCACCTATGACGGTTCTCCTCTGCCCGACTACATGCAGTGCGTCGACCTCCAGATCATGCACAACTCCGAGTGTGTTGGATATTACGGCAGCGGCACCGTTGGTGATAACATCATCTGTGTAAGGACCCCCGATGGCAAGTCCACTTGCGGTGGCGACTCCGGCGGCCCCCTGGTCACACACGACGGTACCAAGCTTGTGGGTGTTACTAACTTCGGCTCCACTGCCGGCTGCCAATCGGGTGCTCCTGCTGGCTTCCAGCGTGTGACCTACCACCTGGACTGGATCCGCGACCACACCGGTATTGCATACTAA